One region of Glycine max cultivar Williams 82 chromosome 9, Glycine_max_v4.0, whole genome shotgun sequence genomic DNA includes:
- the LOC100813899 gene encoding xyloglucan 6-xylosyltransferase 2 — MLECCLGTRRVRQIHRACRHSTVTFLCLFLTLVVLRGTIGAGKFGTPEQDFNEIRHHLSAARARRVLEEVKPESLSSSESNNYATFDLSKILVDEPPTDDEKPNPNAPYTLGPKISNWDEQRSSWLSNNPDYPNFIGPNKPRVLLVTGSSPKPCENPVGDHYLVKSIKNKIDYCRVHGIEIFYNMALLDAEMAGFWAKLPLIRKLLLSHPEVEFLWWMDSDAMFTDMAFEVPWERYKDSNFVMHGWNEMVYDEKNWIGLNTGSFLLRNCQWSLDILDAWAPMGPKGKIRDEAGKVLTRELKNRPVFEADDQSAMVYLLATGKEKWGDKVYLENHYYLHGYWGILVDRYEEMIENYHPGLGDHRWPLVTHFVGCKPCGKFGDYPVERCLKQMDRAYNFGDNQILQMYGFTHKSLGSRKVKRVRNDTSNPLEVKDELGLLHPAFKAIKLSSS, encoded by the coding sequence ATGCTGGAGTGCTGCCTTGGAACACGGCGCGTCCGGCAGATTCATCGCGCCTGCCGCCACAGCACCGTGACCTTCCTCTGCCTCTTCCTCACGCTGGTCGTCCTCCGCGGCACCATCGGCGCCGGCAAGTTCGGCACGCCGGAGCAGGACTTCAATGAGATCCGTCACCACCTCTCCGCCGCCCGCGCCCGCCGCGTCCTCGAAGAAGTCAAACCCGAATCCCTATCCTCCTCCGAATCCAACAACTACGCGACCTTCGATCTCTCCAAGATCCTCGTCGACGAGCCCCCCACCGACGAcgaaaaacctaaccctaacgcGCCCTACACCCTCGGCCCCAAAATCTCAAATTGGGACGAACAACGCTCTTCATGGCTATCCAACAACCCGGACTACCCCAACTTCATCGGACCCAACAAACCCCGCGTCCTCCTCGTAACCGGTTCGTCTCCCAAACCGTGCGAAAACCCTGTCGGAGACCACTACCTTGTCAAATCGATAAAGAACAAGATTGACTACTGCAGGGTCCACGGGATTGAGATTTTCTACAACATGGCTCTCTTGGACGCGGAAATGGCAGGGTTTTGGGCCAAGCTTCCGTTGATTCGGAAGCTCTTGCTTTCTCACCCTGAAGTGGAGTTTCTCTGGTGGATGGACAGTGATGCAATGTTCACCGACATGGCCTTTGAGGTGCCATGGGAGAGGTATAAAGATTCGAACTTTGTTATGCACGGGTGGAATGAGATGGTGTATGATGAGAAGAATTGGATTGGGTTGAACACTGGTAGTTTTCTGTTGAGAAACTGTCAATGGTCTTTGGATATTCTTGATGCTTGGGCTCCAATGGGGCCCAAGGGGAAGATAAGAGATGAAGCTGGGAAAGTGCTCACTAGGGAGCTTAAGAATAGGCCTGTTTTTGAAGCTGACGATCAATCTGCTATGGTTTATTTGTTGGCAACTGGGAAGGAGAAATGGGGTGACAAGGTTTACCTTGAGAATCACTACTACTTGCATGGTTATTGGGGGATTTTGGTGGATCGTTATGAGGAGATGATTGAGAATTATCACCCGGGGCTTGGTGATCATAGGTGGCCTTTGGTGACTCACTTTGTGGGGTGCAAGCCTTGTGGGAAGTTTGGGGATTACCCTGTTGAGAGGTGCTTGAAGCAGATGGATAGGGCCTATAACTTTGGGGATAACCAGATTTTGCAGATGTATGGATTCACTCATAAGTCACTTGGTAGCCGTAAGGTGAAGAGGGTGAGGAATGATACTAGCAATCCTCTTGAGGTTAAGGATGAGCTTGGATTGCTTCATCCTGCTTTCAAAGCTATCAAGCTCTCTTCTTCTTGA
- the LOC100790873 gene encoding translocator protein homolog: MASQTLHDTKKSQARRALRSLAIGIAVPFTLTLTIIILFGSGRKYNQIISKPFWFAPLWFIHLSILGSSFFMGLAAWLVWADGGFQGETDAMSLYIAHVSLSIVWHPLVLVMGAYWLALISCLVNFVTLFLCYLRFRKVNPFAKDLAKPCLAWAAYLCLVSFKLIFI; encoded by the coding sequence ATGGCTTCTCAAACCTTGCATGACACAAAGAAATCTCAAGCTAGGCGAGCATTACGTTCTCTAGCAATAGGCATTGCGGTTCCCTTCACCCTCACGCTAACCATAATCATCCTCTTCGGTTCAGGACGCAAGTACAACCAAATAATATCCAAGCCATTTTGGTTTGCACCACTTTGGTTCATTCACTTGTCCATATTGGGCTCATCTTTCTTCATGGGTCTCGCAGCGTGGCTAGTGTGGGCCGATGGAGGGTTTCAAGGGGAGACTGATGCGATGTCTCTCTACATAGCCCATGTTTCTCTAAGCATTGTGTGGCATCCCCTTGTGCTCGTTATGGGTGCTTATTGGCTTGCTTTGATTTCTTGTCTTGTGAATTTTGTGACCCTCTTTTTGTGTTACTTGAGGTTTAGAAAGGTGAACCCTTTTGCTAAAGATCTAGCCAAACCGTGTTTGGCATGGGCTGCATATCTTTGTCTTGTTAGCTTTAagctaatatttatttga
- the LOC100499937 gene encoding 40S ribosomal protein S21 gives MQNEEGQITELYIPRKCSATNRLITAKDHASVQVNIGHVDENGVYNGHFSTFALCGFIRAQGDADSALDRLWQKKKVEVKQQ, from the exons ATGCAGAACGAGGAAGGACAGATCACCGAGCTTTACATTCCTAGGAAGTG CTCTGCCACAAACCGATTGATTACCGCTAAGGACCATGCTTCGGTTCAGGTTAACATTGGGCATGTGGATGAGAATGGCGTCTACAATGGCCATTTCTCCACTTTTGCTCTCTGCGGCTTCATACGTGCTCAG GGTGATGCTGACAGTGCCCTAGATCGCTTGTGGCAGAAGAAGAAAGTTGAAGTTAAGCAACAGTAG